The proteins below come from a single Miscanthus floridulus cultivar M001 chromosome 1, ASM1932011v1, whole genome shotgun sequence genomic window:
- the LOC136545865 gene encoding aquaporin SIP2-1, protein MSPAPSRPRIRPWLVVGDLALAAAWVCAGALVKLLVYGGLGIAGRPEAEAVKVSLSIVYMFLFAWLEAASGGASYNPLTVLAAALASHGGPAVYLFTAFARIPAQVIGALLGVKLIQLTFPNVGKGARLSVGAHHGALAEGLATFMVVMVSVTLKKKEMKSFFMKTWITSMWKNTIHILSSDITGGIMNPASAFAWAYARGDHTTFDHLLVYWLAPLQATLLGVWAVTYLTKPKKIKEQEADENKTKKE, encoded by the exons ATGTCACCGGCGCCGTCGCGCCCCCGCATCCGGCCGTGGCTGGTGGTGGGCGACCTGGCGCTGGCGGCCGCGTGGGTGTGCGCGGGCGCGCTGGTGAAGCTGCTCGTGTACGGCGGGCTCGGCATAGCGGGACGCCCCGAGGCCGAGGCCGTCAAGGTCTCGCTCTCCATCGTATACATGTTCCTCTTCGCCTGGCTCGAGGCCGCCTCCGGTGGGGCCTCCTACAACCCGCTCACCGTCCTCGCCGCTGCGCTCGCCTCCCACGGCGGACCCGCCGTGTACCTGTTCACCGCCTTCGCGCGCATCCCAGCTCAG GTGATTGGGGCACTTCTTGGAGTAAAGCTCATTCAGTTAACTTTCCCTAATGTGGGTAAAGGAGCCCGCTTAAGTGTTGGTGCTCATCATGGCGCGTTAGCTGAAGGATTAGCAACTTTCATGGTTGTTATGGTGTCAGTGACcctgaagaagaaggagatgaaaAGTTTCTTTATGAAGACATGGATCACGAGCATGTGGAAGAACACAATTCATATCCTTAGCTCGGACATAACTGGAGGGATTATGAACCCTGCATCT GCTTTTGCTTGGGCGTATGCTCGAGGAGATCATACAACATTTGACCACCTACTGGTATATTGGCTGGCGCCCCTGCAAGCAACCCTGCTGGGAGTATGGGCAGTGACCTACTTAACTAAACCCAAGAAGATCAAGGAGCAAGAAGCAGATGAAAACAAGACCAAGAAGGAATAG
- the LOC136545876 gene encoding protein CHLORORESPIRATORY REDUCTION 42, chloroplastic-like — MLHPLLAAVTAAVSSSFVSPPRRVPASPGPGRRRPGGFAVRCAPNGGGVTAGADTKSKLKVGSPIVILEAPVMLKTAASVPSLRHNSGQVKAGDVGRIMARKPKDVWVVRLAVGSYLLDGKFFSPLDSDNGDDDEPQAQDE, encoded by the exons ATGCTACACCCATTGCTAGCGGCAGTAACAGCTGCCGTCTCTTCGTCCTTCGTCTCACCGCCGCGGCGAGTCCCAGCTTCTCCAGGTCCGGGACGACGACGTCCTGGTGGCTTCGCGGTCCGGTGCGCGCCGAACGGAGGTGGCGTGACAGCAGGCGCCGACACGAAGTCGAAGCTCAAGGTGGGCTCCCCGATCGTCATCCTCGAGGCTCCTGTGATGCTCAAGACCGCCGCGTCGGTGCCGTCGCTCCGGCACAACAGCGGTCAGGTCAAGGCCGGCGACGTCGGAAG GATCATGGCGCGGAAGCCCAAGGACGTCTGGGTCGTGCGGCTCGCCGTCGGCTCATACCTGCTTGACGGCAAGTTTTTCAGTCCCTTGGATTCTGACAACGGAGACGATGATGAGCCCCAGGCccaggatgaatga